A window from Pseudomonadota bacterium encodes these proteins:
- the ilvD gene encoding dihydroxy-acid dehydratase produces MTSNAFPKSSLPSRHVTEGPHRAPNRAYLHAIGLTDEDLAKPIVAVATTWNDAAPCNIRLVAQAQVVKKGVLLGGGTPREFTAASVTDGIAMGTPGMRASLPSRDSIADSVELAMRGHCYDALVGLAGCDKTLPGMMMAMLRLNVPSVFLYGGSILPGRFEDRDVTIVDVFEAVGRYDAGTLDDDRLARLTHVACPNAGACGGQFTANTMACVAEAIGLAVGGSSGPPAAFDSREAFAQRAGQVVMDMIHDGLRPRDICTRAAFENAATVVAATGGSTNAGLHLPAMAHEAGIAFDLDDVCRIFRRTPYIADLKPGGRYVARDLFDIGGVPVVMRTLLDAGYLDGDCLTVTGHTIAETLEGVVFPDGQDVVRPAADPITPTGGVVGLKGNLAPDGAIVKVAGLKNTSHRGPARVFDREEDCFEAVRQRRYEIGDVLVIRYEGPRGGPGMREMLATTAALYGQGAGETVALITDGRFSGATRGFCIGHVGPEAAVGGPIALVEDGDIITIDAKAGVLHLEVGETELERRRRSWTAKSPPAPSGAIWKYAQEVGPAHLGAVTHPGAAAEQIAYADE; encoded by the coding sequence GTGACCAGTAACGCATTTCCAAAGTCATCGCTGCCCAGCCGGCACGTTACCGAAGGACCGCACCGCGCACCCAACCGCGCCTATCTGCACGCGATCGGCCTGACCGACGAGGATCTTGCCAAGCCGATCGTTGCCGTGGCGACAACGTGGAACGACGCCGCGCCTTGCAACATCCGCCTGGTCGCCCAAGCCCAGGTCGTCAAGAAAGGCGTCCTGCTGGGCGGCGGCACGCCGCGCGAGTTCACGGCAGCGTCGGTAACCGATGGCATCGCCATGGGCACGCCCGGCATGCGCGCCTCGTTGCCCAGTCGCGACAGCATCGCCGACAGCGTCGAGCTCGCCATGCGCGGCCACTGTTACGACGCACTGGTGGGCCTGGCCGGCTGCGACAAGACGCTGCCCGGCATGATGATGGCGATGCTGCGCCTCAACGTGCCGTCCGTCTTTCTTTACGGTGGTTCTATCCTCCCCGGCCGGTTCGAGGACCGTGACGTCACGATCGTCGACGTGTTCGAGGCAGTCGGCCGCTACGACGCCGGCACACTGGACGACGACCGGCTGGCGCGCCTGACTCACGTTGCGTGCCCTAACGCGGGCGCGTGCGGCGGCCAATTCACCGCCAACACCATGGCCTGCGTCGCGGAGGCCATCGGCCTAGCGGTCGGCGGTTCGTCTGGCCCGCCGGCCGCTTTTGACAGCCGCGAAGCCTTTGCGCAGCGGGCTGGCCAGGTTGTCATGGACATGATTCACGACGGTTTGCGCCCACGCGACATTTGCACCCGCGCCGCTTTCGAGAACGCCGCGACGGTGGTCGCCGCCACCGGCGGCTCGACCAATGCCGGCCTGCATCTGCCGGCGATGGCGCACGAGGCCGGCATCGCGTTCGATCTTGACGACGTCTGCCGCATTTTCAGGCGCACGCCCTATATCGCCGACCTGAAGCCCGGCGGCCGCTATGTGGCGAGGGATCTGTTCGACATCGGCGGCGTGCCCGTGGTGATGCGCACGCTGTTAGACGCCGGCTATCTGGACGGTGACTGCCTGACCGTGACCGGGCACACCATCGCGGAGACTCTGGAAGGCGTGGTTTTCCCAGACGGCCAGGATGTGGTCCGCCCGGCCGCTGATCCGATCACGCCAACAGGCGGGGTGGTCGGCCTGAAAGGCAACCTGGCGCCCGACGGTGCCATCGTGAAGGTGGCCGGCTTGAAGAACACCAGCCACCGCGGCCCAGCGCGCGTCTTCGACCGCGAAGAGGATTGTTTCGAAGCGGTGAGACAACGCCGTTACGAGATCGGCGACGTCCTGGTGATCCGCTATGAGGGCCCAAGGGGCGGCCCCGGCATGCGCGAAATGCTGGCGACGACAGCCGCGCTTTACGGGCAGGGCGCCGGCGAGACGGTCGCGCTGATCACCGACGGCCGTTTCTCAGGCGCGACCAGAGGCTTTTGCATTGGCCATGTCGGTCCCGAAGCAGCCGTCGGCGGACCGATCGCCTTGGTCGAAGACGGCGACATCATCACGATCGACGCCAAAGCTGGCGTTCTCCACCTGGAGGTGGGCGAGACCGAGTTGGAGCGCCGCCGCCGCTCGTGGACCGCAAAGTCTCCACCAGCACCGAGCGGCGCGATCTGGAAGTACGCCCAAGAAGTCGGTCCGGCCCATCTGGGCGCGGTCACGCATCCAGGTGCCGCCGCCGAGCAGATTGCCTATGCCGATGAGTAA
- a CDS encoding arsenate reductase (azurin) large subunit, producing the protein MRQLADHVPLPPAHAEVLTTACSYCIVACGYKIYRWPVGQEGGPEAANNVFNVDFPTFGVPWVSPSQHKIGFHQGRPHHFVVLPDQDAEVVNPGGNHSIRGGTLAQKIFHPDSPTGDRLQQPTIRVNSELQPVSWDLAIDVMAQVSRHVLRQHGEHAWGMKTYSYEFFENTYAIRKLVDRAVATPVYAPHDKPQNAEDAAGLDDAGVNSFSASFEDWGACDVAFMSGVDPYETKTVLFTEWMMWGENPDKRMIFVTPHRTMGVEWGLQNGGLWLPIIPGTDTVLHLALAKIVIDNGWQDQDFLDNWVNSRFEIESGYGRGTRNTRWQWRTTWGRWQSDWEDYQDFIAGEPAAELNAAAEITGIEADLIVRTAELLAKPRDDGSRPKTSFMLEKGNYWSNNYMNTASLAALGLICGAGNRKGRVISRGGGHQRGGMSPGGGKGWLSPEKHPGRRKKALNVDRWVMDGHVRFMWVIGSTWFPAMLASHHLASRVEELTAGNPHQPENLDRDHLIETYKARAESGGMVLVNSDIYPVDPLNTDYADIVLPASCWGEDDTTRCNAERRLRLYSKFNDAPGEAKPDWWAIGQFAQKMGFAGFDWPDSNAIFEEASRFSRGGVLSYHVLAEAARAEGRRGHDKLRDYGTTGIQTPVRLRDGELVGTKRLHDPDNDWGEVEGATFDQKWLYGFGTHTGKANLLKTPWNNNGWTDFYEAIKPRPEKGEIWVTNGRVNEQWQSGFDDVRKPLLRDRWPHPPIFIHPDDAAPEGIESGDFVDVVNDAVYVQEGSPIGVEPDDLSFTSLLERGHIRVTEARFQAVAIVSDEMRPGVAKSTFASPQAMANAVCHAVPDPVSGNYRYKLGRGALKRIGPSPYKSGFAQMSLKPRPIV; encoded by the coding sequence ATGCGCCAGCTTGCCGACCATGTGCCCCTGCCGCCGGCCCATGCCGAGGTCCTGACGACGGCATGCAGCTACTGCATTGTCGCCTGCGGCTACAAGATCTACCGCTGGCCGGTCGGCCAGGAGGGCGGGCCGGAAGCCGCCAACAACGTCTTCAATGTCGACTTCCCGACGTTCGGCGTGCCGTGGGTGTCGCCCAGCCAGCACAAGATCGGGTTTCATCAGGGCCGGCCCCATCACTTCGTCGTGCTGCCCGATCAAGACGCCGAGGTCGTCAACCCCGGCGGCAACCATTCGATCCGCGGCGGCACCCTGGCGCAGAAGATCTTCCATCCCGACAGCCCGACCGGCGACCGGCTGCAGCAGCCGACGATCCGGGTCAACAGCGAGCTCCAGCCGGTCAGCTGGGATCTGGCAATCGACGTGATGGCCCAGGTCTCCCGGCATGTCCTGCGCCAGCACGGCGAACACGCCTGGGGCATGAAGACCTATTCCTACGAGTTCTTCGAGAACACCTACGCGATCCGCAAGCTGGTCGACCGCGCGGTCGCCACGCCCGTCTATGCGCCCCACGACAAGCCGCAGAACGCCGAAGACGCCGCCGGCCTGGACGATGCCGGCGTCAATTCCTTCTCGGCCAGCTTCGAGGATTGGGGCGCCTGCGACGTCGCCTTCATGTCCGGCGTCGACCCATACGAAACCAAGACGGTGCTGTTCACCGAATGGATGATGTGGGGCGAAAACCCGGACAAGAGAATGATCTTCGTCACCCCACACCGCACCATGGGCGTCGAATGGGGTCTCCAGAACGGTGGCCTGTGGCTGCCGATTATTCCCGGCACCGACACGGTGCTGCACCTGGCGCTGGCCAAGATCGTCATCGACAACGGCTGGCAGGATCAGGACTTCCTCGACAACTGGGTGAACTCCCGCTTCGAGATCGAAAGCGGTTACGGCCGCGGCACGCGCAACACCCGCTGGCAATGGCGCACCACCTGGGGGCGCTGGCAATCGGACTGGGAGGACTATCAGGACTTCATCGCCGGCGAACCAGCGGCCGAGCTCAATGCCGCCGCCGAGATCACCGGGATCGAGGCCGACCTGATCGTCAGGACCGCCGAGCTGCTCGCCAAGCCGCGCGACGACGGATCGCGGCCCAAGACCAGCTTCATGCTGGAGAAAGGCAACTACTGGTCCAACAACTATATGAACACCGCGTCCCTGGCCGCGCTCGGCCTGATCTGCGGCGCCGGCAACCGCAAGGGTCGCGTCATCAGCCGCGGCGGCGGCCACCAGCGCGGCGGCATGTCGCCGGGCGGCGGCAAGGGCTGGCTGAGCCCCGAAAAACACCCGGGCCGGCGCAAGAAGGCGCTGAACGTCGACCGCTGGGTGATGGACGGCCACGTGCGCTTCATGTGGGTCATCGGCAGCACCTGGTTTCCGGCCATGTTGGCGAGCCATCATCTGGCCAGCCGTGTCGAGGAGCTGACCGCCGGCAATCCGCACCAGCCCGAAAACCTGGATCGCGACCACCTGATCGAGACATACAAGGCGCGTGCCGAAAGCGGCGGCATGGTGCTGGTCAACAGCGACATTTATCCCGTCGACCCGCTCAACACGGATTACGCCGATATCGTTCTGCCGGCCTCATGCTGGGGCGAGGATGACACCACCCGCTGCAACGCCGAGCGGCGGTTGAGGCTTTATTCCAAGTTCAACGATGCGCCGGGCGAGGCCAAGCCCGACTGGTGGGCGATCGGTCAGTTCGCGCAGAAGATGGGTTTCGCCGGCTTCGATTGGCCCGACAGCAACGCTATCTTCGAGGAGGCGTCGCGGTTCTCGCGCGGCGGCGTCTTGAGCTATCACGTGCTCGCCGAAGCCGCCCGTGCCGAGGGTCGGCGCGGCCACGACAAGCTGCGCGATTACGGCACCACCGGTATCCAGACGCCCGTGCGCCTGCGCGACGGCGAGCTCGTCGGCACCAAGCGTCTGCACGATCCCGATAACGACTGGGGCGAAGTAGAGGGCGCGACCTTTGACCAGAAGTGGCTCTATGGCTTCGGCACCCACACCGGCAAGGCCAACCTGTTGAAGACGCCGTGGAACAACAACGGCTGGACCGACTTTTACGAGGCCATCAAGCCGCGTCCCGAGAAGGGCGAGATCTGGGTCACCAATGGCCGGGTCAACGAGCAGTGGCAGTCCGGCTTCGACGACGTGCGCAAACCCCTGCTGCGAGACCGCTGGCCCCACCCGCCGATCTTCATCCACCCCGACGACGCGGCACCGGAGGGCATCGAGTCCGGCGATTTCGTCGACGTCGTCAACGATGCGGTCTACGTGCAGGAGGGTTCACCGATCGGGGTGGAGCCCGACGATCTCAGTTTCACCAGTCTTCTGGAGCGCGGCCATATCCGGGTGACCGAGGCGCGGTTCCAGGCCGTCGCCATCGTGTCGGACGAGATGCGCCCGGGCGTCGCCAAGTCGACGTTTGCGAGCCCCCAGGCGATGGCGAACGCCGTCTGTCACGCCGTCCCGGATCCGGTCAGCGGCAACTACCGCTACAAGCTCGGGCGCGGCGCGCTCAAGCGGATTGGCCCGAGCCCCTACAAGTCCGGGTTCGCGCAGATGTCCCTCAAACCCCGCCCGATCGTCTGA
- a CDS encoding GAF domain-containing protein: MLAASWARSLKHYGLTPDASQETARLDTPALDRSRDAFGAMLGVSTPVMNRLHACLGLAGCGVLLSDANGVVLEQRTPAGDGQTFESAGLCSGAVWSEACEGTNGIGTSIAEERAVTVFRDQHFRDRNTIMSCMGAPVFDECGRLAAILDVSSCRADMNHALATIIAQMVAEAARQIEADHFQSVFSQQRILRGVGDGQNGAVLLAVDADDLVVGATRGARKAYGLKDIALDSPRPTDEILGDAQRRGVGLDSAERRELRRAIARSNGNMSAAARMLGISRATLYRRADRLGVTRS, from the coding sequence TTGCTGGCTGCCTCATGGGCACGCTCCCTGAAACACTACGGCCTGACGCCCGACGCATCCCAGGAAACCGCCCGGCTTGACACACCGGCGCTTGATCGAAGCCGAGACGCGTTCGGCGCCATGCTGGGCGTGTCGACACCGGTAATGAACCGACTTCACGCCTGCCTCGGCTTGGCCGGATGCGGTGTGTTGCTGAGCGACGCCAACGGCGTCGTCTTGGAGCAGCGAACGCCGGCCGGTGACGGCCAGACTTTCGAATCCGCTGGCCTTTGCAGCGGAGCCGTCTGGTCGGAAGCGTGCGAAGGCACCAATGGGATCGGCACATCGATCGCCGAGGAGCGTGCGGTGACCGTGTTCCGGGACCAACACTTTCGCGACCGCAACACGATCATGAGCTGCATGGGTGCGCCGGTGTTCGACGAATGCGGACGCCTTGCCGCCATCCTCGACGTGTCATCGTGCCGCGCCGATATGAACCACGCCTTGGCCACCATTATCGCACAGATGGTCGCCGAGGCAGCCCGGCAGATCGAGGCCGATCACTTCCAGAGCGTCTTTTCCCAGCAACGTATCTTGCGCGGCGTGGGCGACGGGCAGAACGGCGCCGTCCTGCTTGCTGTCGATGCCGATGATCTCGTGGTGGGCGCTACGCGCGGCGCCCGAAAGGCTTACGGCCTGAAGGACATCGCCCTGGACTCGCCGCGTCCGACCGACGAGATCCTCGGCGATGCGCAGCGCCGCGGTGTCGGCCTGGATAGCGCGGAACGGCGCGAGTTGAGGCGCGCGATTGCCCGGTCCAACGGCAACATGTCGGCCGCCGCCCGGATGCTCGGCATCAGCCGCGCCACCCTTTACCGCCGTGCCGATCGCCTGGGTGTGACCAGGTCCTAA
- a CDS encoding aspartyl/asparaginyl beta-hydroxylase domain-containing protein: MSSPSFMARTVQRLVGAAEHLNLRYSTVGNPPVYDKRTFPWAEEIEAEWDLIQSELNQVLVRKGELPAFHEVASAVRSISSDNNWKTFLLCGYGIHSEAAAQQCPETWRILQKIPGLQSAMFSIFEPGKHLPAHRGPYNGVLRFHLGLIVPDEPEKIGIRVDDQICHWKEGEALIFDDAYEHEAWNHSDEVRVVLFVDFVKPTRFPASLLNKAVLKLSFFTPFIQEGYKAHKAWEKMFYGEGQHHR, translated from the coding sequence ATGTCCAGCCCCAGCTTTATGGCCCGGACCGTGCAGCGGTTGGTGGGCGCGGCCGAGCATCTCAATCTCCGGTACTCAACCGTCGGCAACCCGCCGGTCTATGACAAGCGGACATTCCCCTGGGCAGAGGAGATAGAAGCCGAGTGGGACCTGATCCAGTCGGAGCTGAACCAGGTGCTGGTGCGCAAGGGCGAGCTGCCGGCCTTCCACGAAGTCGCCTCGGCGGTGCGTTCTATTTCCTCCGACAACAACTGGAAGACCTTCTTGTTGTGTGGTTATGGCATCCATTCCGAGGCGGCGGCCCAACAGTGTCCGGAGACATGGCGCATCCTTCAAAAGATCCCCGGTCTGCAGTCCGCCATGTTCTCGATATTCGAGCCCGGCAAACATCTGCCGGCCCATCGCGGTCCCTATAACGGGGTGCTGCGCTTCCATCTGGGACTGATCGTGCCCGACGAACCCGAAAAGATCGGCATCCGGGTCGATGATCAGATCTGCCACTGGAAGGAAGGCGAGGCTCTGATCTTCGATGACGCCTATGAGCATGAGGCCTGGAACCACTCCGACGAGGTGCGGGTCGTCCTGTTCGTCGACTTCGTCAAGCCGACACGGTTCCCCGCCAGCCTGTTAAACAAAGCGGTCCTGAAACTGTCATTCTTCACACCGTTCATCCAGGAGGGCTACAAGGCCCACAAGGCCTGGGAGAAGATGTTCTACGGCGAGGGTCAGCACCATCGCTGA
- a CDS encoding pentapeptide repeat-containing protein, whose translation MQLHRVTETLDVNDADLSKSRFNDANLSSTNFNQINFSGARFNDSNMSGWQVNDVNLSGAVIQNANLSGAAIKDCHLDGMTIDGINVAELLSAYRAQSGA comes from the coding sequence ATGCAGCTCCATCGCGTGACAGAAACACTGGATGTGAACGACGCCGACCTATCGAAATCGCGTTTCAACGACGCCAACCTCTCAAGCACGAACTTCAACCAGATCAACTTCTCCGGCGCCCGCTTCAACGACAGCAACATGTCGGGCTGGCAGGTCAACGACGTCAATCTGTCGGGCGCAGTGATCCAGAATGCCAATCTCTCCGGCGCCGCGATAAAGGACTGCCACCTTGACGGCATGACCATCGATGGCATCAACGTCGCCGAACTGCTGTCGGCCTATCGCGCGCAGTCCGGCGCCTAG
- a CDS encoding DUF1971 domain-containing protein, whose product MKSLPDGLTAYKRTSTFTEATVPAGLLRDHKTAAGVWGVVHVTSGRLRYVIPSRHEEVVLSTDLDGIVEPEVPHHIAPEGPVSFYVEFWR is encoded by the coding sequence ATGAAATCGCTACCGGATGGTCTCACCGCCTACAAACGGACGTCGACCTTCACCGAAGCGACGGTACCTGCGGGTCTGCTGCGCGATCACAAGACGGCCGCTGGCGTCTGGGGAGTCGTTCATGTGACGTCCGGACGCTTGCGCTACGTCATCCCGTCCCGCCACGAGGAGGTCGTGCTGAGCACCGACCTCGACGGTATCGTCGAGCCGGAGGTGCCCCATCACATCGCGCCGGAAGGACCGGTCAGTTTCTATGTGGAGTTCTGGCGCTAG
- a CDS encoding Rieske 2Fe-2S domain-containing protein codes for MTSQGPCVSRREALILGGSAVAVLAFLGHGASAQELVKSDYPRKVIARLSDLVPGEALSFTYPTDDNENLLVRLGEEAGGGIGADRNIVAFNTICPHMGGYMDATTYKPAHAALGPCPLHLTTFDLSRHGMVISGHATASLPQIVLELDGDKIVATGVMGLFYGYSRNPTEA; via the coding sequence ATGACATCGCAAGGACCCTGCGTGAGCCGCCGCGAGGCATTGATCCTGGGTGGCAGCGCGGTCGCCGTGCTGGCCTTCCTTGGTCACGGCGCCAGCGCCCAGGAACTCGTCAAGTCCGACTACCCGCGCAAGGTCATCGCGCGGCTGTCCGATCTGGTGCCCGGCGAGGCGCTGAGCTTCACCTATCCGACCGACGACAACGAGAACCTGCTGGTCAGGTTGGGCGAGGAAGCCGGCGGCGGCATCGGCGCGGACCGCAACATCGTCGCGTTCAACACGATCTGTCCGCACATGGGCGGCTACATGGACGCCACCACCTACAAACCCGCGCACGCCGCGCTCGGCCCCTGCCCGCTGCACCTGACGACGTTCGATCTCTCGCGCCACGGCATGGTGATCTCCGGCCACGCCACCGCGAGCCTGCCGCAAATCGTGCTGGAACTGGACGGCGACAAGATTGTCGCGACCGGCGTCATGGGCTTGTTCTACGGCTACAGCCGCAACCCGACGGAGGCCTGA
- a CDS encoding LysR family transcriptional regulator, protein MRPLDSRRLRFFVAVAETLHFGQAAERLGMTQPPLTAQIKRLEEELETQLFVRTSRRVTLTPAGAVLLDEAKRILSDLERAAEITRLTGMGQAGRLRIGFVSTADYSLLPVLLRRFRETYPRIELILLEMTTDTQIEAFARGELDIGLLVPTSPLGNLKSASLLNEDLVLAIPESHPLAEEADAIDVARLEALPFVFFKRESAPGYFDLVMAFARASGLRLRIVQTAVQMQTIISLVSAGLGLAIVPACMRNLRRTGVVYRAITPTPPPFQTAIAWRDDTLPAVGQFVDMAKATAVAWKG, encoded by the coding sequence ATGCGACCCCTGGACAGCAGACGCCTGAGGTTCTTTGTGGCCGTCGCCGAGACCCTGCATTTCGGTCAGGCCGCTGAACGCCTGGGCATGACCCAGCCGCCACTAACGGCGCAGATCAAGCGCCTTGAGGAGGAGTTGGAGACGCAGCTCTTCGTTCGCACCAGCCGGCGCGTGACGTTGACGCCGGCCGGCGCGGTTCTGCTCGATGAGGCCAAACGTATTCTCTCCGATCTCGAGCGCGCCGCTGAGATCACGCGCCTGACCGGCATGGGGCAGGCCGGGCGGCTGCGAATCGGCTTTGTCAGCACCGCCGACTACAGTCTGCTGCCGGTGCTGCTGCGCCGGTTTCGTGAGACCTATCCGCGCATCGAGTTGATCCTCCTGGAAATGACCACCGATACGCAGATCGAGGCGTTCGCTCGTGGCGAACTCGACATCGGCCTTCTGGTGCCGACATCGCCTCTGGGAAATCTCAAAAGCGCCTCGCTGCTCAACGAGGATCTTGTTCTCGCCATCCCGGAATCGCACCCGTTGGCCGAGGAAGCCGACGCGATCGATGTCGCGCGTTTGGAAGCGTTGCCGTTCGTCTTCTTCAAGCGCGAGAGCGCGCCGGGCTATTTTGATCTGGTCATGGCATTCGCGCGTGCCTCAGGCTTAAGGCTGCGTATCGTCCAGACGGCCGTGCAGATGCAGACCATCATCAGCTTGGTCTCGGCCGGTCTTGGCCTGGCGATCGTACCGGCCTGCATGCGCAACCTGCGGCGCACGGGCGTCGTCTATCGTGCAATTACGCCGACGCCGCCGCCTTTCCAGACCGCGATCGCTTGGCGCGACGACACGCTGCCCGCCGTCGGGCAATTCGTCGACATGGCAAAGGCTACGGCTGTTGCCTGGAAGGGCTGA
- a CDS encoding cytochrome c peroxidase, giving the protein MKVLAIVLVLALAATGLAVAENYPPIETLPPPPEPADNPSTPAKVALGEKLFWDGRLSGNGFMPCAGCHIPELGWGGGTPISIGYPGTTHWRNSQTVINSAYYNKFFWEGSASSLETQAKDAASGAVAGNGDGSMMEMRLRFVPEYVSAFRDVFGTDWPHIGQAWMAVAAFSRTIVTDATKVPYDRYLAGDESAMSESALRGMDLFHGKAGCISCHNGALASDQGFYNTGVPTPAEFSSHPLYQITLRWEIYQKGVPEEVYHAAEDDLGLYHRTKRPEDIGKFRTPSLRELLWTGPYMHNGAFSTLAEVVDFYDAGGGDGQTADLVPLGLAAEDKADLVVFLEALSMDEPLVLPEPDVPETEGWEAFAP; this is encoded by the coding sequence ATGAAAGTCCTCGCGATCGTCCTGGTTCTCGCGCTGGCGGCGACTGGCCTTGCCGTCGCCGAGAACTATCCGCCAATCGAGACGCTGCCGCCGCCGCCGGAACCGGCGGACAATCCGTCGACGCCGGCAAAGGTTGCGCTCGGCGAGAAGCTGTTCTGGGACGGCCGGCTCTCCGGCAACGGCTTCATGCCCTGCGCCGGCTGCCACATCCCAGAACTTGGATGGGGCGGCGGCACGCCCATCTCGATCGGCTATCCCGGCACGACACACTGGCGCAACAGCCAGACCGTCATCAATTCAGCCTATTACAACAAGTTCTTCTGGGAGGGCTCGGCGAGCTCTTTGGAGACCCAGGCCAAGGATGCCGCCAGCGGCGCCGTCGCCGGCAACGGCGACGGGTCGATGATGGAGATGCGCCTGCGTTTCGTGCCGGAATACGTCAGCGCGTTCCGCGACGTCTTCGGTACCGACTGGCCCCATATTGGGCAGGCCTGGATGGCGGTCGCCGCGTTCTCGCGCACCATCGTGACCGACGCCACGAAAGTGCCCTACGACCGCTATCTGGCCGGCGACGAAAGCGCGATGAGCGAGAGCGCCCTGCGCGGCATGGACCTCTTTCATGGCAAGGCCGGCTGCATTTCCTGCCACAACGGCGCGCTGGCCTCCGACCAGGGTTTCTACAACACGGGCGTGCCGACGCCAGCGGAGTTCTCCAGCCACCCGCTTTACCAGATCACCTTGCGCTGGGAGATCTACCAAAAGGGCGTGCCCGAGGAGGTCTATCACGCCGCCGAGGATGATCTGGGGCTTTACCACCGTACGAAGCGGCCCGAGGACATCGGCAAATTCCGCACACCCTCGCTGCGCGAACTGCTGTGGACCGGGCCCTACATGCATAACGGCGCGTTTTCCACGCTGGCGGAGGTCGTCGACTTTTATGACGCCGGTGGCGGTGATGGCCAGACGGCGGACTTGGTGCCGCTGGGTCTGGCGGCCGAGGACAAAGCTGATCTCGTCGTGTTCTTGGAGGCGCTTTCCATGGACGAACCGCTGGTCCTGCCCGAGCCCGACGTGCCGGAGACCGAAGGTTGGGAGGCGTTCGCACCATGA
- the bfr gene encoding bacterioferritin: MKGNKKVLDVLNRLLTHEMSAADQYFIHSRMFHDWGLDALYERMKHEQEEELEHASRLVERILMLEGMPDVASRAPLKIGDDVVSMLKSDLEYEIMVQGELKSAIAICESQSDFVSRQILLELLKDTEEDHAYWLEIQLGLIEKIGLKNYTQSQAG; this comes from the coding sequence ATGAAAGGCAATAAGAAGGTACTCGATGTGCTCAATCGCCTGTTGACCCACGAAATGAGCGCGGCGGATCAGTACTTCATTCACTCCCGCATGTTTCATGATTGGGGGCTGGATGCTCTCTATGAGCGAATGAAACATGAGCAGGAGGAGGAACTCGAGCATGCCTCGCGGCTGGTCGAACGTATCCTCATGCTAGAAGGAATGCCCGATGTCGCCTCGCGCGCGCCGCTCAAAATCGGCGATGATGTCGTGTCGATGCTCAAGAGCGACCTGGAGTACGAAATTATGGTCCAGGGCGAGCTAAAGTCGGCCATCGCCATCTGCGAATCCCAGAGCGACTTTGTCAGCCGCCAGATCCTGTTGGAACTCCTCAAGGACACCGAAGAAGATCACGCCTACTGGCTTGAGATCCAACTTGGACTGATCGAGAAGATCGGGCTGAAGAATTACACCCAGTCGCAAGCCGGCTGA